CGGGTTATGGTTGGACTACATTCATGGGGATATAAACCATCGTGCGTCGGATCATGCGGAACCCTGAGATTTCCCTTACCGGCTGGCCGTTCTGGGCACTTCTGCTCTGCTTTCAGTGGGTCGGCGTCGCCGTGGGTGGCGGAACCGACGCCCCTGAGGTGCCGGCCGCACCTCGCGTCCATGCGGACGCCGATGCGGATGCGGGGATGTTACTGGTGGCGAGGCGCGGCATGTCCGATCCGCGCTTTCGCAAATCGGTCATTCTACTCACCACCCACGACGACGGCGGATCGTTCGGCATCATCATCAACCGGGCCTCGGTGACCCCCCTGCAGCGTGTGCTGCCGGAGGTGGGGAAGGTAACCGAGCGGGCGTATCCGGTCTACTTTGGCGGTCCTGTCGGCATGAATCGCGTCATGTTTCTCGTCAGGCATGCGGAAGGGCTCGCGCGGGCGCTACATGTTCTGGACGATCTGTATTTCAGCGGCGATCGGTCCACG
The DNA window shown above is from Gammaproteobacteria bacterium and carries:
- a CDS encoding YqgE/AlgH family protein is translated as MRRIMRNPEISLTGWPFWALLLCFQWVGVAVGGGTDAPEVPAAPRVHADADADAGMLLVARRGMSDPRFRKSVILLTTHDDGGSFGIIINRASVTPLQRVLPEVGKVTERAYPVYFGGPVGMNRVMFLVRHAEGLARALHVLDDLYFSGDRSTLEKMLLQGKSESELRVYVGYAGWGPGQLAGELSNGDWLVVPATLEMIFSDAPGALWDRLMDRYVPSGNLVWSPAAPTCRISGRMQVSGRARLPDSTA